A part of Oncorhynchus clarkii lewisi isolate Uvic-CL-2024 chromosome 17, UVic_Ocla_1.0, whole genome shotgun sequence genomic DNA contains:
- the LOC139370579 gene encoding atlastin-2-like isoform X3: MAEESRLQHRNHSPQNCKNSIFGEGEHGVEGVPHKMSPEEEEVLLSEEDEEEALSARPVQIVVAHEDDHAFELDEAALERILLQEHVRDLNVVVVSVAGAFRKGKSFLLDFMLRFMYNQTSCSWLGGHEEPLTGFTWRGGCERETTGILAWSEVFVVDKPDGSKVAVLLIDTQGAFDSQSTIKDCATLFALSTMTSSVQVYNLSQNVQEDDLQHLQLFTEYGRLALEEIYEKPFQTLMFLIRDWSYPYEHSYGLEGGKSFLEKRLQVKQNQHEELQNVRKHIHSCFSNIGCFLLPHPGLKVATNPNFDGRLTDIDDDFKTELVNLVPILLSPENLVEKEIGGSKVTCRDLVQYFKAYMKIYQGEELPHPKSMLQATAEANNLAAVAGAKDIYNKGMEQVKKLDVEVLGWRGYTWSAVVRTVERTAKFSKTMLEAAYGREITMKFTGNSSGGHSCTQHAKCMLPQLEMYVVLL, from the exons GTGAGCATGGGGTGGAGGGTGTGCCTCATAAGATGAGCCCTGAGGAAGAGGAGGTCCTGTTGtcggaggaagatgaggaagaggccTTGTCGGCCAGGCCGGTCCAGATCGTTGTGGCTCACGAGGACGACCACGCCTTTGAGCTGGACGAGGCGGCGCTGGAGCGCATCCTGCTGCAGGAGCATGTGCGCGACCTCAACGTGGTGGTGGTGTCGGTGGCCGGTGCCTTCCGCAAGGGCAAGTCCTTCCTGCTGGACTTCATGCTGCGCTTCATGTACAACCAG ACATCTTGCTCCTGGCTGGGTGGGCACGAGGAGCCACTGACAGGCTTCACCTGGCGGGGTGGCTGCGAGAGGGAGACCACGGGCATCCTGGCCTGGAGCGAGGTGTTTGTGGTGGACAAGCCAGACGGGAGCAAG GTTGCTGTTCTTCTAATCGACACACAGGGGGCTTTCGACAGCCAATCGACCATCAAAGATTGTGCGACGCTGTTTGCGTTGAGCACCATGACCAGCTCTGTACAG GTTTACAACTTGTCTCAGAATGTGCAGGAAGACGACCTTCAACATCTCcag CTCTTTACTGAATATGGGAGGCTGGCCTTGGAGGAAATCTATGAGAAACCATTTCAG ACTTTAATGTTTCTTATAAGAGACTGGAGCTACCCTTACGAGCATTCTTACGGCTTAGAGGGAGGGAAGAGTTTCCTGGAGAAGAGATTACAA GTGAAACAGAACCAGCACGAGGAGCTGCAGAATGTCAGGAAGCACATCCATTCCTGCTTCTCGAACATTGGCTGCTTCCTCCTGCCCCACCCCGGCCTCAAGGTGGCCACCAACCCCAACTTTGATGGCAGACTCACAG ATATTGATGACGATTTCAAGACTGAGCTAGTCAACCTAGTGCCAATCTTGTTGTCCCCGGAGAACTTGGTGGAGAAAGAAATCGGAGGATCCAAAGTGACGTGCCGAGACCTTGTACAGTATTTTAAA GCATACATGAAAATATACCAAGGGGAGGAGCTGCCTCATCCCAAGTCAATGTTACAG GCAACGGCTGAAGCCAACAACCTGGCAGCTGTTGCAGGAGCAAAAGACATTTACAACAAAGGCATGGAGCAG gtgaagaagctggatgtggaagtcctgggttggcgtggttacacgtggtctgcggttgtgaggacggttgaacgtactgccaaattctctaaaacaatgttggaggctgcttatggtagagaaataaccATGAAATtcactggcaacagctctggtggacattcctgcactcagcatgccaaatgcatgctccctcaacttgagatgtATGTGGTGCTGTtgtga